DNA sequence from the Cercospora beticola chromosome 8, complete sequence genome:
TCTCCTTACAGCCGATAACCGTTGCGTGCATGCATCGGCTCCAGCTTCCTTGAACACACTCGCTGCTTTGATTCCAATGACAGTGACACCATCGGCGCTCAACAAGTCAAGTACGAGCACCCTTGGACACAGTGGGCATGAAGGCAATGCAGTTGCGTGGCACTGACGGTTGCAGCTCTCCTCTGCTCACGGGCGAGAAACGCCTGTGAACCAATGAAGCATGGTGAGGAACGTGGTCGCTGTGAATGACCGTCGCCGTCGACCCCGAGATGAGTTCCGGAGGCCACGTCAATGCTATGCTCACCGCGCTGCCATTGAATTTTGCTTGATCAGTCCACACGACCAGACGCAGCCGGTGACTCTTCGACCAAATCGCAAGCGGTTCCAGGATAAGCTGTGAAGGTGGACCACGCGCTGAGACGTCCCTGCGAATTGGTGCACGGCGATCAAGATTTATCAGCGGGCTCTGCGGCGGCGACACACAGCGGTGGGGGTGGGGGCGGAGGGCTAAGCTAACATCTGGAGGAGATAGGAGTGTTCTGCAGTCGGTGTCATTGGCAAAGTCTTCTGCCAGTCACAAATCATGGACTGATCACAGCCGGGGTGGCAATTCCGAGAATCAGGAGCAACGTGAAGTACTAGTTTGTATGCAATGGTCACGTATGGCCTCCTTGATACGAGATGTTGTTTCAGGTGCGAACGGCTGTGGTGCCAAGCCTCAATGGCCCTGAGAAAGTGGGCTGCGCGGATTGGGAAGGTGTTCCGATATGACTCGAGATATGACTTTCTGCACCACTCTCAATCTGTGTCGCATGCACCATTTCGCTGAGACTTAGACAGTAACAGCCACTCATTCCAGGCAGTCACCGTCATCATGGCGGACTCCGCGAAGAAGACCATCTACATCGACGAGGAGATCGGCGAAGACGCCGCACAAACAGAGGGCACCGAGGCGAAGCCGTACAAGTCGCTACAATATGCCTACGTCCAGCACACCGACTCTGCTGAGTACTTggtgaagaaggcggaaAAGGATGAGGTTGCATCATACAAGCCGGCGGCAAAGGCTGCAATGAAGAAGGCAGTCAACTATGCAGAAACacaaaagaagaaggcagcgaaagagcaagagctaGCGATAAGGGAAAAAAAGCTCGAGGAAGAGCGGCAAAAGGTGTTGGAGGAGTCCAAGAAGATCGTCATCACTGAGGACAAGAACCTTCCAAAGGCCACCAAGATCCACTTGGGCGAAACTCGGCCAGAGGTTGTCAAGCTGGGAAGTGGAGAGCGCCCGAAGGAGGTGGACTACAGGGCACCAAACAGAGGGACACGAGTACGAGTGATGGGTCGCGTGCATCGCGTGCGTGATCAAAAACAGGTCTTGTTCATCACACTGCGGGACGGCCATGGATATCTGCAATGTGTGCTCACAGGAGATCTTGTCAAGACGTACGACGCGCTCACGTTGACTCGCGAATCCAGCGTAGAGATCACCGGTGAGATGTGGGAGGTACCGCCTGGAGCACATGCTCCGGACAACCGCGAGCTTCATGCCGATTACTGGAGAGTCATTGGCAAGGCGCCTGGTGGCGAGGATGCCATTACGAACGTGGTGCAAGCCAAAGGCGACCCACAGACATTGCTTGACAGACGGCATTTGGTACTCCGTGGAGAGCAGTCATCTGCGGTCATGTTCATTCGCGACGCCGTCGAGCACGCTTTCAACCTCAAATACCACGAACTCGGCTACGTCAAGGTGTCTCCTCCTGCATTGGTCCAGACACAGGTCGAAGGAGGCAGCACCTTGTTTGGCTTTGATTATTACCAGGAAAAGGCCTATCTGACGCAATCCTCGCAGCTGTACCTCGAGACAGCCATTCCATTCGCCGGCAACGTCTACTGCATCGAGAAATCGTTCCGTGCCGAGAAGTCGTTGACCCGCCGACACTTGTCCGAGTACACCCATGTTGAGGCTGAGCTTGACTTTATCACCTTCGATGATCTCCTGGAGCATCTTGAGGATGTCATTTGCGGCGTCATCGACATTGTATTGGACAACCCACGCTATGCCAAGATGATCAAGGAGCTCAACCCAGAATTCACCAAGCCCGAGCGCCCATTCAAGCGAATGAAGTACTCAGACGCCATTCAGTGGCTCATCGAACACGAGATTCCAAACGAGGACGGAGAGCCTCACAAATTCGGTGACGACATTGCCGAAGCCGCGGAACGCAGGATGACGGATATCATCAACAAGCCCATCTTCCTTACGCACTTCCCGGTTGAGATCAAAGCGTTCTACATGCAAAAGGATCCCGAAGACAAGCGGGTTACCGAATCTGTCGACTGCTTGATGCCAGGCGTCGGAGAGATCGTCGGAGGGTAAGCACATCTCCACACTAATCTTTACCTCTTCCGCTAACATCTTCTCTTCTAGTTCCATGCGCATGTGGGACTACGACGAGCTCATGGACGCCTACAAGCGCGAAGGCATCTCCCCAGACGCATACTACTGGTACACCGACCAGCGCCGCTACGGCACTTCTCCTCACGGCGGCTACGGTCTAGGACTCGAACGTTTCCTCGCCTGGCTTTGCAAACAGCACACCGTCCGCGACACATGCTTGTACCCGCGTTACATGGGCCGTTGCAAGCCCTAGACAACGCATGCTGCTACAAATTAAGGTTCTTCGAGCCATCTTTCTCATTCCAGGGATGGACGGTGAAGCTTTCTTGGCTGATACTTGAGTCCTGATGCCTGGTCTGGTCTGGTCTGGCCTCCAAACTCTATACCCCTGACGATCAGTGCGCTTTGAGAATGTTCGTGATCATGGGATTTAAGCTTGTTTTGTGGAACAAGCAAGTCGAAGAGAACATCATACTAATCAGCTTATGGGACCGTTCGACTTCACCCGATGTCTATGTTCGGCAGTTCACCCTTTCCGGATCAGGATGAGCTTCGGATCTCTCTTGAGAATGTACTGAACTTTTTCGATAAGCTGATTCTGATGTGATTCTGACGCAACGCAAAGATTCTGTGTCCGGTGACAGTGATGGCGCAGACGAGGATATTCGAGCCGGATACAATCAGAGCGAGCTAGCAACGATACATGCAGCAGCACATACTGTAGAACAAATTAACTTGAAGCAAGACAATTCACACGTCGAGACGATTCGTAGAGAAGTGATGAAAACCCATTGTTGTTTGTTCTTCACACCATGATCCCATTCGCAATGCTTCATATATCAGACACTTACACAGATACAGAGAGACACAAGCAGAAAACTTCTCACGCTGGAGGCCTCAAGCCAGCTTTCCTCTCCGGCCTCAGGGTTCCATCTCGAAACTCCTTGCCGCTTCTCCCATAGCCAATACTTGCTGGAAAGACCAGACACAAATGCAAAACGAGGACCCATCAACCGTCTCATGTGACTGGGGACAGCGATATAATTTCGTCTAGTAGTGCACAGCCTTTCCATGTGTCGCCATCGCAGCCTCCTTGAACGCCTCCGCAAGCGTAGGGTGAGCGTGACATGTTCGGGCAACGTCCTCTGAGCTGGCACCATACTCCAACGCCAATGTCCCCTCGGCGATCATCTCTCCCGCATTCGGCCCGACAATGTGAATACCCAAGATGCGGTCCGTCTCGGCGTCTGCCAAGAATTTTACGAGGCCATCAGTGTCGAGGTTTGTCTTCGCGCGAGAGTTGGCGCTGAAGGGGAAAGTGCCGACTTTGTAGTTGACTTTGGCCTCTTTGAGCTCGGCTTCGTTTTGTCCGACCCAGGCGACTTCGGGGTGAGTGTACATGACAGATGGGATGGCGTTGTAGTTGACGTGGCCGTAGTTTTTGGTGATGAATTCGATGGCTGCGACGgcttcctcctcagccttgtGGGCAAGCATGGGTCCGAATGTGCAGTCGCCGATGACGCGGATATGTGGGATCTTGGTGCGGTACTCGCTGTCGATGACCAGGCGGCCACGGTTGTCGGTCTCGAGGCCAATGCTTTCGAGGTTCAGGCCAGAAGTGTATGGGCGACGGCCGATGGCCACGAGGACCACGTCGGCGTCAAGTGTCTCCTCCTTTCCACCCTTGGCAGCCTCTGTCTTGATCTTGATGATGTCCGAGCTGTCGTCTCCCTCAACGACCTTGGTGTTGAGCTTGAACTTCAGGCCCTGCTTGGCGAGAGTCTTCTGAATGTTCTTGCTGATCTCGGTGTCCATACCTGGGCCACCAATCTGGCCCAAGAATTCCACCACAGTAACCTCCGAGCCCAATCTTGACCAGACAGATGCCATTTCCAGACCAATGATACCACCACCGATCACGACCATCTTCTTTGGCACCTCCTGCAGCGCAATAGCGCCTGTCGATGTAATGACGCGCTTCTCATCAATGGTCAAGCCAGGGAAAGGTGTGCTCTCAGATCCAGTCGCAATGATGATGTTCTTCGCCCGCACGCTTGTCTCGCCACCGTCGACCAGGTTGACAGCCACAGTGTGCTCGTCCGCGAAGGCGCCAGTTCCCTTGATGTACTCCACTCCATTCTTCTTGAACAGGTATTCGATACCCTTTGTCAAGCCGGACACGGAagtctccttcgccttcatcATCTGCGCCAAGTTGAGCTTGACATCGCCGACCTCGATACCGCGGTTCTTCGTGTCGTGGAGGATCTGGTGGTAGAGATGCGAGTTGTTGAGGAGAGATTTTGAGGGAATGCAGCCCACGTTGAGACATGTCCCGCCGAGAGCTCCGCGCTTTTCTATGCATGCAACCTGTACAATCCGAGTTGTCAGAGGATGACACTCCGCATCCAGTCGGTGCTATATGCTTACCTTCAGACCTTCTTGGCCGGCCTTGATGGCGGCAACATATCCCGCAACGCCACcaccgatgatgacgaggtcCTTCTCCTCTGTATAGTGTCAGCTCCCATGGCCACAGCGCTCTTGATGCCAAGATCTCTCGTACCAGCAGGTGTGGCATATCCTCTCCGTTGTAATAATTGTGACTGCAGCAAGGATGTGCTTTGCGGCGATACTCGTAGGGCTGAGCTTTGGGTGGCAGTTCGGAGGGCAGCGCGCATGGGCGCACGGGGCAGCACGGCCTTGAACATGATTGCGCCGGAGACAACAGAAGACGGCGGCGGagagaggcggcggaggggtGGTGTGaggtggtgtggtggtgatgttgtcgtTGAGTCTTGAAAGTGTTTGGATGTCGAGAGCTTCTCGCCAACCGGAGCAAAGCGAAAGCGATTGGGGAAGGACATGCCGGTCGGCGGCTCTCCTCCGAAAGCCTCCGTCCTCACTGCCTTCCTCCAAGGCCGCTCCTATCCGATAGCTACATACACATCGCCTCACCATCAAAGACATCACCATTTCATTTCGACCCGTGCATTACTTCACCGCGTTCAGTCGTACACTATCTCAGCGTGGCCGGTTACAATGCCATCACAGAGCGCCCGCACCTCCAACGATCCGCTCTTGGCTCCGAAATCGACCTGGATCTCGAACGCCAGATTGTAATACCGGCTGCCAAAGAACCCAAATTCGCGCTTCGTGGGCAGCTTAAAGACGTTGATGCTGCTGAAATCGATGTGAATGTTGCCGACCGACTCAAGGACTACTGGCGCGTCAGCAGGTATTTCGACTTGGACACGCGTCAAACACACCTGAATAGTCGAATCGATGCGGTGCGGTAtctttgctgcagctgtaAAGTTGCCAGTCTGCCGTCATATTTGTCTCTTTGACCCTATTCGCGAGATTGACAAAATGCGAGCGAGAGGTTGATTCGGTGATCACATCTCCCTGATCTTCGTCAGCCTGGGCCTATGTGCCTCCTCCATTACTGACCTTTGCCGCAAGCCAAAGCATTTGGTTTTTACACATTTTAATGCCATCGTACGGATCGATGAAGGCGTCTTCAGCGGGATCTATTCCTGCCTGGAAAGGTCGGCTGATCAAGAAGCCATAGTGGCGTCGGCATCGTCTTTTGCGAGGTGCTATGCCAACCAGACCGCGCAATGCGGCCCCTCTCACAATAGCGGCTTGCCTTGTACGTCGCAAGTAAGTCAAACTGAGCTCTGATACGAACACGAACATTACTCACGGGTGTTCAGGACAGAACGCGCGTATCTTGAAGCCTTCGCACCAAGACTTCAGCCGCGAAAAGAGATAATTCGAATCTCCGAAGCCTCCTACCAACACGACTCGCTGCGGATGAGGTGAGCTGAGTGCTTGAAAATCATAATCCTTGGGCCCACTTACGTCTAGCTTGTTTCCATTCTTCTCAATATCTCGTTTTTGCGCCTCAACGAGCTTGATGACCTCTCCGACCGTAGGCTCGAACACAGTTCTCAGGTCGTCTCTGCCGAAATGTCAGCACAAGTGGCTTTATGTTCAGGGGATGTTGCAGACTTCGTCAACCGGACCAtgccctcctcctcatcatacCACTTCGACTCGGCGACGCCTTTCAGATTCAGTGGGCCCAAGGTATGCGTTCGGTCGTCTCCGACATCACCAAATTGGCGCTTGACAATTTCCCACTTGTTCATAAAGTTACTCCCGGGTCCCTTGCGATGAACGCCGATGCTGTCCCATGCGTCGCCAAAGCGATTACTCATGAGTCGTTGCAGGCTACGGTCGATAGAGGTGGCGCCACATTTACCACCAATACCAACACAGACCTCAGAAAACATGGGAGTCGGCTCTACTTGGTCAATCGTATAGCTGGTTATGTCCACCGTTCCACCTGCAGAAATGACGAGTCAGCTTGCACCAGAATCGCAGTGAGCCTCATACGCACCTCCACAGTCGCAGATTAAAATGGTTTCGCCTATCTAAAATATGTCAACTCAAACAAAGTAGCTTCGCATGCGCTACAACATACCTGGGGCTTGTTCAGGGCGTCTGGTCGCACAATGTTCTTGAGAACAGCCACAGCCGCTGCTTCTGGCTCCGGAATCAGGCTAATCGAGTCGCCCGGTCGAGAACCAAACCCAGCCTCCTTCGCAGCAGCCTTTGTAGCATTCTGGGCTTGGTCGGACCATACCGCGGGGACAGTCAGCCAGCAATCCATTGGAGTTGAATCGAAAATTCCCTTCCCAAACTCTCGGATCAATTTGTTCTCCATGTGCGCATACAAGCCCTTTAGGAAATCCGCTGCTACGCCTTGCGCATCTCGATTGTCCGGCAGGCGCAGACGGCCCTCGTCGATCGCGGCACGAATGCTGGGATCATCATACTGCGAACTCTTCGTCTCAGAGTCCAGCAGAAGCTTTGTCCAAGAACATGAGATCATGCCCGGCTCCACCTGGTATCCCCACAGATTGTGATTCAGAGCGGCTTTGCGATTCTCGGAAGCATATGCAATTCGAGTCGGAGTCTTCCACTCTCCATCCTTGCCAGGCCACGTCCTGATAACGTGGATGTCTTCCAGGCTTGCTTTATCCGTTGTTACGAAGCTCACACCTGTCTGCCGTCAGTCTCAGCTTGCAATGCCAACCCCTGAGTGCCGTGCACTTGCCGGAATAAGTCGTTCCATAGTCGACCCCGACGATAAGTCTATGGCGTGTCATGTTGTCTAGGGCGTTATTTGGGCATTCGGCGTGGTAAAGGTGGGACTAAGAAATTCGAGAGGATACCGATACCGCGATGTTACAGAACTTCGATTGAGTGCTTGCAGATCGTCAAACTGGGTCACGCTACTCACACGCAGCGTCGCCTCGAGTTGGTGGCTTCTAAGCTCGAAGGGCTGAACAACCACAATTAGCGCACTTCCCAGCGCAGGCTTGTTGCTATGCTTTGCAGGTGCCACAACAGATTTCGGGTCCGCTTGCGAGCTTGCTCGATTCCTGCGGATTGCAGGAAGGATGCATGGCCACGCAAGCCATGCGAACTGCTGCATCTGCGCTGCCAAATTGTGTGGCTCGCGTATTAGCACGCCTTCAATCTTGAGGCTGCACGATTCTATCAGCAACATCACGCACTCTGTACAGCAATCGATCAAGATGTTCTTCTCTGGTACGAAAGAGAAGATTAAGAAGGCAACGGGAAACCTGAATCCTCCACACGATGAGCAATATGATGGAAGACGGCATCAGTCTAAAAGCCATCACAATGTTAGTCTGCTGCAACGATGGATGGGCACTTCATGACGTTCGGAATAGAAGTATTCAGCATCCACCAATTCGCAAGATCTATCTACGAGCCCGGGAGGGTACTCACAACCGGGCGCTGATGCAGACTGTGCTCTTCCGACATGGCCGCCAACTTCGAGAAAAGACGCCAGTGGACCAAACAAGCTCCAGCGACACCCTCAATCCTATCAACAACATGGCATGTCATCTTCAGGCTACGGTCGCTCTATCAATATGCAACACCAATTGTCGTGCTACCAGGTCAGTCAGATCAACTGCTATGCAACCTTATAATGACAGATGGGAATCCTAGGATCACGAGTACCATCAAGCCGACCCTCGCGAAGTGATCGAAAACTTACAGGAGATATTGAGAGGTAGACACCAGGAGATTGATGCCCTCAACACCAAGACTGCCGCGCTTGTACGCGAGAATGAGAAACTTGGAGaggagcttctgctgctgcaggagAAATCTTTCAGCTCCATGACTGATGCAAGGTTGATGCCACCTGATATCAATTCTATCAACGCCGAGATCACGAATGTTCGCGAGATGATAGGGAACTTCGCAAAAACATATGCTGCAGAATCGCTTGCAAGCATTGCGGGCGAAAGTGGAGATGCTCAGCTGGCCTTCAGATCCTCACTTCAGCATGTGGTACGCTTCGGCGGAGATGGACCCAAAGCTGTCATCGAACTTTCGAAGATCAAACACGCACCTCGACTGCTTCTGGCTGCCTTCATCTCGCACCGCATACACAAGGACATCTTGACcaagcccttcttcttccttgacGACGGGCTCGACCAAAGGTTTGAGGCGCTACGTCCGAAGCCGAAGTATGATATTCTGAAGCAACGACCAAACTCTTCTGTGTCGCTGAACAAGATCTTCGAAGAGATCATGACttgttcgtcttcttcgatctCTGAGTTTGCAGCTTGGTGCTAATTTCGCCTAGATGACGTTCAGCAAGCGCACAAATGGCGTTCTGACACTTTACGTCTCCTGCATCCGAAACATCTCGATACTGAAAGCGCAAAGGCGCGCTTCCAAAGGTCCCATGCTGCAATAGACACAGTGGCCAAGCATTACGCTCAAATTCTTGATGAAGATATGATCATCAATCTTTTACGCCCTATGGAAACCCCCGTTCACTCACAGTTCCTGCTCGAACTCACGCAAATCTACATTACCACTGGCCGGCTCTCCGTCCGACTCTGGTCACAACGCCCTGCAATTGCATGTCGTTTCCTACCACAACTCGCTCATACACCATTCGACATTTCGTCTAGTATCCTACAGGCTCACGCGTTGTACAAGCTCGACGATCCTGAGGATCACAGTTTGGATGGAAAATTGACAAAGATCTTGGTGCATCCTGCAATGTTGACATGTGGGACCCATGAGGCTGAGCATTACGATAGGCAGCAGGTCTTGGCGAGGGCGGTGGTGTGGTTGGAGGGATGATGTTCGATACTGCAGACAATGAGGCTATACTGACGTTATGTTTATGTGTTGTGACTAGAGCGTTGATGGTGGTCAGATCATACAAGGCTACAATGCGTTGTCTGCGGAATCGCTTGCATGATAACCTCACAGCCTTACAGGATCGAGCTTTCAGCTCGCTTACGATGCGTTGAACTCCAACCGACACAAGCTGGCGATTGCTTTGGGTAGGTATCACAGCATAACGAGGGGCGATACGGCCGTATTACTTGCGCTCAGGCAGAATCCAACTCATCTTGGAAATTGCAATAGACGCATGAACATCCTTGCTGCACGCCACGAACCGTAACCGAAGAAGCTTTTCGGAAGCTCAGCGACAAGAATGGCATCACGGAACACATAGACTTACGCCTCGATCTGCAGCCTTTGCATGCCATGGTCCGGTGATGATTCTACGCGATATTGCAACCAGGTGTAGACCGCAGCACGCTGAGGAAATGCTCAGCTTACTCCTGAAGGACGTGCTCGGAACACATGCAAGAAGCTATGCGGTGCGACAGCTACGTACATGTTGGTATCTCAGAGGGCGCCATGACTGCACACAGGAATCGACACAAATCTTTGTTCATGCAAAGCATCTCCGCTGAAATGTGAACAGGGAACACGACAGGCTCGCATCGCAATCACCAGATTTGGGAGTACTGAGCCGCCTTTAGGCAGCGCCCTGGAGGTTATATATCGAGATCGAAACAGTCTTGGACAGATAGTCTTCCATCTCCGTCGCGATCGGACAACAGTAATCATGGTATCTGGATCAAAGGCCCCAATCCGCATTGCGGTCATGGGCGTCACAGGCTCTGGGAAGAGCACATTTATCCAGCGAGCAAGCCAAGCAGATGTTGGGATCGGGCACAGTCTCTCTTCCTGTACGTTCCCTTCATTGTCACTGGCTATTTCTGCCATTGTCAACTGATAACGAATACAGACACTGCCGACGTTGCACCATACGACTTCGAGCTTGACGGACATCAAGTGACATTGATCGACACACCTGGGTTCAATGATACAGTCCGCAGTGAGGCAGAAGTTCTGACGGCAATCGCGAACTATATGGACTTCACCTATCGCAACCCACCACATCTCAAACTCAACGGTATCATCTATTTGCAGTCGATCCAGGATCCACGAATGTATGGCTCTTCACTCCGCAACTTGAAGATGTTCAAGGATCTGTGCGGAGAATCGCCAATGAAGAATGTGGTGCTTGTCACAAACCGATGGGAAGATGCCCGCGTCACCGGACAAGAACAACAAGCCCGCGACAAAGAAGTCGAGCTTCGTACCAGGACCGAGTTCTGGCAGCCTCTTCTCAAACGTGGCGCTCAGATGATGCGATGCGAAGACTCGCACGAATCTGCCCTCACCATCGTCCGTCGCTTCATCAACAACCGTCCCGAAGTCCTCCAGATCCAAACCGAACTGGTCGAGCAATCCAAACCCCTCATCGAAACCAAAGCCGGCACGACCGTGAACGAAGAAGCTCTCCGCGTGGAAAAGAAATACCAAGCCGAACTCGACCAGATCCGCAAAGAAATGGACGAAGCCCGCGCAGCCGCAGACCTCGAAGTCCAAGAAGCACTCGAACTCTCCAAGAAAGAATACGAACGCAAATTAGACAAAGTTCGCGACGAGCAAGAGCTTCTTCGCTACGAACGAAGGAATGAGAGCAGGAGAATGCAAAGTGAAATGGACGATTTGAAAGCTGCGTATGAACGCGAACTAGGTAAACATAAATTGGATTTTGAGGATACGGTCAGGACGTTGCTGGCTAATCAGGATCGTCTTAGAGAGGAGCAGAGGAGGGTTGTGACGGCGGAGATTgaggcgatgaagaagaagccgaaggatAAGAGGAGTGGGACGGCGTTGGTGGTGGGGTTGGTTAAGACTGTGGGAAGCGTGGCACTGAGCTCGATGGGGATTCCGATGGGGTTGATTGCGCCGGTTTTCGCATTCTTGACTGGTGGTGGGTCGGGTGGTGAATACTGAGAGTGATATCACTGTAGAACGTGGACTATACGCGAGGACTTCCAAGGATATGAAAGCCGGCTTCCGTGAACAAACGGCTGGTGGGACTTCATTTCAGTAGAATCGTGTGTACTGTTGACCCTTGGAGATGGTGAAGTGAAGATCCGTACGGCGTCTGACACAAAGGTCCATGGACCATTTTCTGTCGGCGGACATGTACTATCTGAAGAGCCTGGCATACTACGCTTATGAAGATATGCATGGTGGATACGGAAGTGAAATGACCGCACCTCCTTCTCTCATGCCAACTCGTGAGAGGTCCCAAATTTCCCTCGCAGGCCATACCTTCTGCTGGACGTATTAGCTGCGGATGCTTTCGCACTTTCGTAGCAATTGCCTCTTAAACTTTGTCGGGTCCCCGAATTGTTGCATGCGTTTCTTGAGGCGTGTCGTCTGGTTTCAcatctagtagatataatgCGTAGGTTGACAACGTATTCGGGAAGGACTATTCGAGCGACCTAAAGCTTCGGGCTAGCTAAAAATCGCCTTAAACAAGAAACACGACAAGAAACTGTACTTTTAAGTATAACAAACTGCGCGATTTTAAGACTAAATTTGCGCGATTCTTAGCAAGTTTCGAAGTAACGAACTATCTTCGACTATTAGCTATGCCTCTATTTACGTAGGATACGGTATAGGTATATGTCGCTATCGCTATTCCGATACTAGTTCTCGAGGTCGACGACGAAAAGGCAGCCTAAGGCCGATGCCTCGGCGTTACGTAACAGAGTTAGTATTTACAAAAGTAACTTTGTCGACCTATACTACGTTGCAAAGGACGACAAGAAAGGCAGGGTTACGACGAGGATTCGAGCGACAAAGAGGTTAGTTTGTCGTTGCGTTTCGTTATTAGAGGCTTTTCAGGCTGGCCCGAAGCTTTAGGTCGCTCGAACAGATGCAaactctttcttttcttcggGCCCTGTCTCGTCTCCTTCGTTCAAGATGGCGGATCAGGGTCTTTCGGACAGAGTTCACATTCTGCCACCTGCTGCCTCTTGTGCAGAGCGGTCATAGCGGTTATTGTTTCCACTCGACAGTGCGGGCTCTGATTGCGCCGTGTTCGCCTCAGAGCTGAAACAGAGTCGAGCTCCAGATACAAAATGTTTTCCAACGAGAAGCGAGACCAGTGAAGCAGAAGCTTATGAAGCAAGCGCCAGAGCCGCATTACGACCGAGGCTATGAACTATGGATCAAGTTGACGGTTATTAGGGGAAAGCGGACCGACTCCAATGTCACCAGAAAAGGAACGCATCTGGAAAGCTCCAAAGATTAGCTTTGAAGATCGTCTTGGTGCCATGGAGTTGCAAATCCTGCCTGAGCACCGATCATACTACGTCGACGTGGCCACTGCGCACCATTAACACGACTGCCTCGGACTCAGATGAACTCAGACAATCTGCAAGGACTCGAACACCAACTCGGTCTCCTTAATGGCATCTCCTCCCATTAGACCATGCACATATGCCTCGCCAATAATCGTGAATGTCGCTTCAGCGCCAGCGACTGGTCTGATCAAGAACGGCACATCAGCGCCTGCGATCAAGTAGACTAAATCGCCGGCTTGGGCACCCTCTGAGCTAATGCCCAAGAACCCGTTCGTGGAAGTGAAGATCCGTCGTCCTTCGTAGACTATCTTGAACAAATCTCCGAAGACGCTGATCGGTTCGTAAATGTCGTCGCTTCGACCGACTGCGCCAAACACTTCATTCCACACATTCGCGTCTTTTGCGTTATCGGCGCCCCAGATGCTCTGGGAAAGGGAGGATATGATGCGCTTCAATGACATATACTGGACATCTTCAACTTCGAGCAATACGTCGTTCGCGTCATTGACGTCGAGGAAATGCGTGACTCGTTCTTCCATGTGTGGCAAGTCTTGGATCTGCGACACTATCCAGGGCTTTTGGGCTGAACTGGAGCTATCTCGCTTCCACGCCAGGTAAGATTTCATCATGAGATATATA
Encoded proteins:
- a CDS encoding uncharacterized protein (antiSMASH:Cluster_2), with amino-acid sequence MFFSGTKEKIKKATGNLNPPHDEQYDGRRHQSKSHHNKYSASTNSQDLSTSPGGYSQPGADADCALPTWPPTSRKDASGPNKLQRHPQSYQQHGMSSSGYGRSINMQHQLSCYQDHEYHQADPREVIENLQEILRGRHQEIDALNTKTAALVRENEKLGEELLLLQEKSFSSMTDARLMPPDINSINAEITNVREMIGNFAKTYAAESLASIAGESGDAQLAFRSSLQHVVRFGGDGPKAVIELSKIKHAPRLLLAAFISHRIHKDILTKPFFFLDDGLDQRFEALRPKPKYDILKQRPNSSVSLNKIFEEIMTYDVQQAHKWRSDTLRLLHPKHLDTESAKARFQRSHAAIDTVAKHYAQILDEDMIINLLRPMETPVHSQFLLELTQIYITTGRLSVRLWSQRPAIACRFLPQLAHTPFDISSSILQAHALYKLDDPEDHSLDGKLTKILAAGLGEGGGVSVDGGQIIQGYNALSAESLA
- a CDS encoding uncharacterized protein (antiSMASH:Cluster_2), whose translation is MVSGSKAPIRIAVMGVTGSGKSTFIQRASQADVGIGHSLSSYTADVAPYDFELDGHQVTLIDTPGFNDTVRSEAEVLTAIANYMDFTYRNPPHLKLNGIIYLQSIQDPRMYGSSLRNLKMFKDLCGESPMKNVVLVTNRWEDARVTGQEQQARDKEVELRTRTEFWQPLLKRGAQMMRCEDSHESALTIVRRFINNRPEVLQIQTELVEQSKPLIETKAGTTVNEEALRVEKKYQAELDQIRKEMDEARAAADLEVQEALELSKKEYERKLDKVRDEQELLRYERRNESRRMQSEMDDLKAAYERELGKHKLDFEDTVRTLLANQDRLREEQRRVVTAEIEAMKKKPKDKRSGTALVVGLVKTVGSVALSSMGIPMGLIAPVFAFLTGGGSGGEY